One Edaphobacter flagellatus genomic region harbors:
- a CDS encoding 2-isopropylmalate synthase has translation MRDPNQIVFFDTTLRDGEQSPGCTMHLDEKLRMAHQLRDLGVDILEAGFAIASEGDFHAVQTIAREVKGTRIASLARCKREDIDAAGRAIQPAASNRIHVFLASSDLHLEYKLRITREQALDQAAESVQQALTYTDDVEFSTEDGTRTDPDFLVKMITVAVQAGAKTINIPDTVGYTTPAEYEALFRMVRERVPGSENVTYSTHCHDDLGMAVANTLAGIQGGARQVECTINGIGERAGNAALEEIAAALMVRRDKFPYKNNIVMEKLFPTSQMLAECISFGAAPNKAVVGANAFAHESGIHQHGMLANPLTYEIMTPASVGAGHTNLVLGKHSGRRALADRLEKLGHTLTREQLDEVYHRFTELADRKKSIYDQDILGLLKPEKNPVVVA, from the coding sequence ATGCGTGATCCCAACCAGATTGTCTTCTTCGACACGACCCTGCGCGATGGTGAGCAGTCGCCTGGCTGTACCATGCACCTGGACGAAAAACTGCGCATGGCACACCAGCTTCGCGACCTGGGTGTGGATATTCTCGAGGCCGGTTTTGCCATTGCCTCCGAGGGCGACTTCCATGCCGTGCAGACGATCGCACGCGAGGTGAAGGGAACGCGTATCGCTTCGCTGGCCCGCTGTAAGCGCGAGGACATTGACGCTGCCGGACGCGCGATTCAGCCCGCCGCCTCAAACCGCATCCATGTGTTTCTTGCGTCCTCGGACCTGCATCTGGAGTACAAGCTGCGCATCACGCGTGAGCAGGCGCTGGACCAGGCGGCAGAGTCGGTTCAGCAGGCTCTGACTTATACCGACGATGTCGAGTTTTCGACCGAAGACGGCACACGCACCGATCCTGACTTTCTGGTGAAGATGATTACTGTCGCCGTGCAGGCGGGTGCAAAGACGATCAATATTCCTGATACGGTTGGCTACACGACTCCGGCAGAGTACGAAGCGCTGTTTCGTATGGTGCGTGAGCGCGTTCCGGGTTCGGAGAATGTCACCTACTCGACGCACTGCCACGACGATCTTGGCATGGCGGTCGCAAATACGCTGGCCGGTATTCAAGGTGGAGCGCGCCAGGTGGAGTGCACGATCAACGGCATTGGCGAGCGAGCAGGCAATGCGGCTCTCGAAGAGATTGCTGCAGCACTGATGGTTCGCCGTGACAAGTTTCCTTATAAAAACAATATTGTGATGGAGAAGCTCTTCCCCACCAGCCAGATGCTGGCCGAGTGCATCAGCTTTGGCGCGGCCCCGAACAAGGCCGTGGTGGGCGCGAATGCTTTCGCGCATGAGTCGGGTATTCATCAGCATGGAATGCTGGCCAATCCGCTGACGTACGAGATCATGACGCCAGCCTCTGTCGGTGCGGGCCATACAAATCTGGTGCTCGGCAAGCACTCTGGCCGTCGTGCGCTGGCTGATCGCCTTGAAAAACTTGGACACACGCTGACGCGCGAGCAGCTGGATGAGGTGTATCACCGCTTCACAGAACTGGCTGACCGCAAAAAGTCCATCTACGACCAGGACATTCTTGGGCTGCTGAAGCCGGAGAAAAATCCTGTGGTCGTCGCATAA
- a CDS encoding LysR family transcriptional regulator, whose translation MDLVQMETFLAVAEERSFSRAASRLHRTQPAVSQAIAKLESELGEVLFDRSSRDGTLTDAGEVLREYAAKLLNLRGEAASALSDLRSLHRGRLNLAANEYTCLYLLPLLDEFRRRNPLIKLAVQRTLASRISDEVLMHSVEFGVLSFRPDDSQLKSVVVYRDELAFVVNPRHPLATAEKVSIRQLGSQNFIAHNIPSPQRQKVIQTFNRHKTPLNMGVELPSLEAIKRFVEMGNGVALVPRLTVEPELRSGSLVRVEVPELQTERKLRLVYRRQANLSHAALAFLKVVESYAAAQGDPYSFQTERGA comes from the coding sequence GTGGATCTGGTCCAGATGGAGACATTTCTGGCCGTAGCAGAGGAGCGGAGTTTCTCACGGGCCGCCTCACGGCTCCATCGTACTCAGCCTGCCGTCAGTCAGGCAATCGCCAAGCTCGAAAGCGAACTCGGCGAGGTGCTCTTCGACCGCTCCTCACGCGACGGCACCCTCACCGACGCAGGCGAAGTCCTGCGCGAATACGCTGCTAAGTTGCTGAATCTGCGTGGAGAAGCCGCCTCCGCTCTCAGCGACCTTAGATCCCTGCATCGGGGTCGCCTGAACCTTGCGGCAAACGAGTACACCTGCCTCTACCTGCTGCCTCTGCTCGATGAGTTCCGCCGCCGCAACCCTTTGATTAAGCTGGCCGTCCAGCGAACCCTCGCCAGCCGCATCTCCGACGAGGTGCTGATGCACTCGGTCGAGTTTGGTGTCCTCTCCTTCCGTCCCGACGACAGCCAGTTGAAATCCGTCGTCGTCTACCGCGACGAGCTCGCCTTTGTCGTCAATCCGCGCCACCCCCTGGCGACGGCCGAGAAGGTCTCCATCCGCCAGCTTGGCTCGCAGAACTTCATCGCCCACAACATTCCCTCACCGCAGCGGCAGAAAGTCATCCAGACCTTCAACCGCCATAAAACTCCTTTGAATATGGGGGTTGAGCTTCCTTCCCTTGAGGCCATCAAGCGATTCGTCGAGATGGGCAACGGCGTCGCCCTCGTCCCCCGGCTCACCGTCGAACCCGAGCTCAGGAGCGGCTCACTCGTACGTGTCGAGGTACCGGAGCTGCAGACGGAGCGTAAGTTACGCCTCGTCTATCGTCGGCAGGCCAACCTCTCGCATGCAGCCCTGGCCTTCCTCAAGGTGGTTGAGTCCTACGCCGCCGCCCAGGGCGACCCCTACAGTTTTCAAACCGAGCGGGGCGCCTGA